The genomic region GCATGGAGATCACCAACGCCATGCTGGCCTCGCCGGGCGTCGGCTACGCCGACGGCGACCAAGACAGTCAGACCAAGATGGAGCAGTTGCTCCGCGAAGCGATGCAGCAGCCGCAGAAGAAGGACGAGCCCTGACGCGCTGTCGCCGACCGCCGTCTCCCCTGCCGGTCCTTGAGGCCCGGCCCCACTTCCACTATAATGACCGCTCTCGCGGCCTGACGCCGCCGACCCTGGAGGAATGACTTGGCCAAGCGCGACTACTACGAAGTCCTGGAAGTGTATCGCTCCGCGTCACTGGACGAGATCAAGAAAGCCTATCGGAAGATGGCGCTCAAGCACCATCCGGATAAAAACCCGAACGACCCCGCTGCGGAGGAGAAATTCAAGGAGGCGGCGGAGGCCTACAGCGTCCTGAGCAATGCGGAAAAACGCGCCCAGTACGACCGCTTCGGGCATGCGGGCGTGTCCGGCTCGCCCTTCGAGGGCGGCTTCGACACGG from Acidobacteriota bacterium harbors:
- a CDS encoding DnaJ domain-containing protein; protein product: MAKRDYYEVLEVYRSASLDEIKKAYRKMALKHHPDKNPNDPAAEEKFKEAAEAYSVLSNAEKRAQYDRFGHAGVSGSPFEGGFDT